One segment of Arvicanthis niloticus isolate mArvNil1 chromosome 5, mArvNil1.pat.X, whole genome shotgun sequence DNA contains the following:
- the LOC117708331 gene encoding LOW QUALITY PROTEIN: PRAME family member 20-like (The sequence of the model RefSeq protein was modified relative to this genomic sequence to represent the inferred CDS: inserted 1 base in 1 codon), producing the protein MSSKPLLTLQELAGQNLLRNEALAIIALEDLPILFLPQLLKQAYDGNHCKVLRSIVSSWPFPRLPLGVLRKRTPYLETQLQVVLEEIDKLLIQKVRPRKYKLRVLDLRSVGQHYLDVWPGSMDDWLPKTTQADPCCSKTVVTHPLKVAVDLYLKDRGQSRLFSYLVQWSDRRKGLLQLYCNKLQIWSPSHQNYRRLSQKVSLEHVETLGLHSSCSPSFLLNLAPYLRQMRNLCKLALSNIREENFVSPEKRRRIITRFTLQLLKLERLQKLHLDAVCFLEGHLDQLLGSVKTSLDDLAVTHCTLSVSEWNHLSEFPCVSQLQHLNLENVRLTGLSPEPLRVLLVKAGPTLVALDLEDCHLEESQLYVILPALSRCSRLTKFSFYGNQISMPAMKDLLHHTARLIHLRLELYPVPQDSYDYSGTPHMQRMQQCCDDLMNLLKTIREPGRVFFGTDRCDQCCNRYIYKKTXMCNCQRSY; encoded by the exons ATGAGCAGCAAGCCCCTACTCACTCTCCAGGAGCTGGCAGGACAGAACCTTCTGAGGAATGAGGCCTTGGCCATCATTGCTTTGGAGGACTTACCCATACTATTCTTACCACAACTGTTGAAACAAGCCTATGATGGTAATCATTGTAAGGTCCTGAGGTCAATAGTGTCTTCCTGGCCTTTCCCCCGCCTTCCGCTTGGAGTTCTGAGGAAGAGGACACCCTACTTGGAGACTCAATTACAAGTTGTCTTAGAGGAGATTGATAAGCTGCTTATCCAGAAGGTTCGCCCCAG GAAGTACAAACTAAGAGTGCTGGATTTACGGTCTGTGGGACAACACTATTTGGATGTGTGGCCTGGGTCCATGGATGACTGGTTACCCAAGACCACTCAAGCAGATCCTTGCTGTTCTAAGACAGTAGTAACACATCCCTTGAAAGTAGCAGTGGACTTGTATCTCAAAGATAGAGGCCAGAGTAGGCTGTTCTCCTACCTTGTTCAGTGGAGTGATAGGAGGAAAGGGTTGTTACAGCTGTACTGTAATAAGCTTCAGATTTGGTCACCATCCCATCAAAACTACAGGAGGCTCTCACAAAAGGTGAGCCTGGAGCACGTAGAAACACTGGGCCTGCATTCTTCCTGCAGTCCATCCTTTTTGCTTAACTTGGCTCCTTACCTGCGCCAAATGAGGAACCTGTGTAAACTTGCTCTCTCCAACATCCGTGAAGAGAACTTTGTCTCCCCAGAGAAGAGGAGGCGTATCATCACCAGGTTTACCTTGCAGCTCCTTAAGCTGGAGAGACTGCAGAAGCTGCATCTCGATGCTGTCTGCTTCCTTGAGGGACACCTGGACCAGCTGCTTGG GTCTGTGAAGACCTCCTTGGATGACTTGGCAGTGACTCACTGTACTCTCTCAGTATCAGAATGGAACCATCTTTCTGAGTTCCCATGTGTCAGTCAATTGCAACACCTGAATTTGGAAAATGTCAGATTGACTGGTTTAAGTCCTGAACCCCTCCGAGTTCTGTTAGTAAAAGCTGGACCCACCCTGGTGGCCTTGGACTTGGAGGACTGTCACCTTGAGGAGAGCCAGCTCTATGTCATCCTACCTGCCCTGAGCAGGTGCTCCCGGCTCACCAAGTTCAGTTTCTATGGGAACCAAATCTCTATGCCTGCCATGAAGGATCTACTACACCACACTGCCAGATTGATACACCTTAGGCTGGAGCTGTACCCTGTCCCTCAGGACAGCTATGACTACAGCGGTACTCCCCACATGCAAAGGATGCAACAATGCTGTGATGATCTTATGAATTTACTGAAAACCATTAGGGAGCCAGGCAGGGTCTTCTTTGGTACTGACCGCTGTGATCAGTGCTGCAATCGATATATCTATAAGAAAA TTATGTGTAACTGTCAGAGATCTTACTAG